The DNA window acaaaaaatggaTATCTCAGAAATTGCAAAAAAACTCGGACTCTCCGACTCAAAAATCCTCATCCGTAAAGCCGCCGAACTCCGTCGCCTCTGCGATGTTCACTTCGATTCCTCGATCATCGGCGTCGTAAGCTCGATTACCTAACCGCATTATTGTTAGTTACATTTTATAACCGTTTGATTGTTATTTCATAACTGTTTTTTTATAGGGCGAGGTTGCCAAAGCTATCATCTGTATGGAGATCGCGGCGACGAGGCTCGGTGTTCTCTTTGATCGATCGTCTGCTGTGAAACTCAGTGGAATGTCTGAGAGAGCTTATATCAGATCTTATAATTCACTTCATAATGGCATCGGCGTCAAGtcagtttcatttttataaaTTCATCTTTTcagttttgtatttttaatatttttttttctgttttaattgAAGAATTTGGTGATTTAGGTTGAAGCTAGATGTGAGAGAATTGGCTATTCGATTCGGTTGTGTGAGGATTATACCTTATGTTCGCGATGGTCTCAAGCTGTAAgttattgattttatgtttgtaGTAGTGTCTGCTACATGTTTGTTAAAATGCTATTGAGAAAAGTGAGTACTACATTGCTTGGGTATAATGTGTTGCTGATATGATTTGTCAATGACTGCAGTTATAAGGATAGATTTCTTGCTTCGTTGCCGGCTGCTCGCCGTGCTAGTGCCGATTTTACTCGTCCGGTGTTCATGGCTGTTGCTTTTTATTTAAGTGCTAAGAAACAAAAGGTACATTTGTAATGACATCTATATTCTCGAGAGTGTGCATGTGCACACACATACATCATAATGTGCTTGTATATTATATTGTCATAATTTATGCTTGTTCTTTGCAGCTCAAAGTTGATAAGATTAAGTTAATTGAACTTTGCGGTACTTCTGAATCAGAATTTTCTAGTGTAAGTAGTTTTTATGTACAATGAATCTCTAATGTGATGGTTTTATTATGTTTGTGAGTGTTGTTAGTGAATTTAAATGAATTGTGAATTGTCTCTGCAGGTTTCCACTTCTATGAAAGACTTGTGCCATGATGTTTTTGGGGtagctaaagaaaagaaagaccCTAAAGAAGTTAAGACCAATAGAGGTATATAATTCTTAGCATAGTATGTTCTATTCAGATTAATTGTTTCAAAGCTAATCTTTTCTGCTGTTCCCCCTCTTTCTGCAGATTTGCTTGATGTCTTACCAAGCAAAAGAAAAG is part of the Vicia villosa cultivar HV-30 ecotype Madison, WI linkage group LG2, Vvil1.0, whole genome shotgun sequence genome and encodes:
- the LOC131646424 gene encoding origin of replication complex subunit 6-like, with protein sequence MDISEIAKKLGLSDSKILIRKAAELRRLCDVHFDSSIIGVGEVAKAIICMEIAATRLGVLFDRSSAVKLSGMSERAYIRSYNSLHNGIGVKLKLDVRELAIRFGCVRIIPYVRDGLKLYKDRFLASLPAARRASADFTRPVFMAVAFYLSAKKQKLKVDKIKLIELCGTSESEFSSVSTSMKDLCHDVFGVAKEKKDPKEVKTNRDLLDVLPSKRKAEDGGYLSDDGAEVSCYKKKKQMETHDYEKWKSSVLASNKQDKKVHSKKPIQTSLNFVKEAPETQKLEVL